In Hemicordylus capensis ecotype Gifberg chromosome 3, rHemCap1.1.pri, whole genome shotgun sequence, one DNA window encodes the following:
- the LOC128351181 gene encoding vitelline membrane outer layer protein 1-like isoform X2, which translates to MKRNANGILHMGHISLAVQDYQGYFLWDDDTGLNGIRLHCTDGTTIESTVGKWGTWTAIDSCPKGNLQQFSLQVEKHQGIHDDTAANNIRFKCEFGVVLTGRGHNWGNFEDWSESCAPGFICGIVTRMDDDQGIGDDTALNDVKFYCCD; encoded by the exons atgaagagaaatgcTAATGGGATTCTGCATATGGGACACATATCTCTGGCT GTACAAGATTACCAAGGTTATTTTTTGTGGGATGATGATACAGGCCTGAATGGCATCCGTCTGCACTGTACTGATGGCACAACCATTGAATCTACAGTTGGAAA GTGGGGAACTTGGACAGCGATTGATAGTTGCCCCAAAGGCAACCTGCAGCAATTCTCTCTGCAGGTAGAAAAACACCAAGGGATCCATGATGATACAGCAGCCAACAATATCCGCTTCAAATGTGAATTTGGAGTAGTTCTGACCGGTCGTGGACACAATTGGGGGAACTTTGAGGACTGGAGTGAGAGCTGTGCCCCTGGCTTCATATGTGGGATAGTGACTAGGATGGATGATGACCAAGGTATTGGTGACGACACAGCTCTTAATGATGTGAAGTTCTACTGCTGTGACTGA